A single candidate division WOR-3 bacterium DNA region contains:
- the rsmG gene encoding 16S rRNA (guanine(527)-N(7))-methyltransferase RsmG, which produces MPDLSHAELESACAGLGFTLAPAQLALLERYAGLLRGWNRRINLISRRDSDRILSYHVLDSLAVSSAISIGSSVADIGSGAGLPGIPLAIARPDLKILLVESSHKKCLFLNTAVCDLGLDNAWVIEGRVELLRPLDCTVLLSRLTGPVRQVIKQVQHQLSPGSRLILFKTACGDMEIERAAKSIAQYGLTVERALDVILPVSGIKRRFVILQRHRPFCPSG; this is translated from the coding sequence GTGCCTGACCTCAGCCACGCTGAGCTTGAGTCGGCCTGTGCCGGGCTTGGATTTACGCTTGCACCTGCTCAGCTTGCGCTACTCGAACGCTATGCCGGCCTCCTACGCGGCTGGAATCGTCGCATCAACCTCATATCCCGTCGGGACTCAGATCGAATCCTCTCTTACCACGTGCTTGACTCTCTGGCTGTTTCCTCGGCCATTTCGATTGGCTCAAGTGTTGCTGACATTGGCTCGGGCGCTGGTCTGCCCGGTATTCCGCTGGCCATTGCCCGACCTGACCTGAAGATACTACTAGTAGAGTCTTCGCATAAGAAGTGTCTATTCCTGAACACTGCAGTCTGTGATCTCGGTCTTGACAACGCATGGGTAATCGAAGGCCGGGTTGAACTACTGAGACCACTCGACTGCACCGTACTACTCTCCCGTCTAACCGGTCCAGTCCGACAGGTCATCAAGCAGGTTCAGCATCAGCTCAGCCCTGGCAGTCGGCTTATTCTATTCAAGACCGCTTGCGGTGATATGGAGATCGAACGAGCAGCCAAAAGCATCGCTCAGTATGGCCTGACTGTTGAACGTGCGCTCGACGTGATTCTGCCTGTTTCAGGCATCAAGCGCCGGTTCGTCATTCTCCAGCGCCATCGTCCCTTTTGTCCTTCAGGCTGA
- a CDS encoding kelch repeat-containing protein has protein sequence MSRTPALDNGWGIRADLPYPLALHMMAAVKDSTIRALFVFGGRRSASTMMERACLRYLPTQNRWSRCSPMRYERGVGQAVVVRNLVYVLGGCSEFGIGLNRVEVYDPARDNWTILPEMPDSLHDFGAVAWRDSLIYVLGGGNWAVNSPPRDRVWLFNPATQAWDTAASLPVELGAMGCGIVGDTIYLVGGWTLTGMTNAVWQGVVNTADPRQVNWYQLETLPGQARCRPVCAVLNGILHVVGGVLKDGTVTSEALGFDPRNRTWRQLLSKPSPVANVFGAPVIGGRLYVPGGFEGATPYLARHDYLDVAHYDYDVAAESIVSPVGRVTAGMPCPIVTWFRNSGTIPDTFSVSAWVLDSVTRQLLFEGDARLELGPGQGSKADFGDFVPPAGAYMLVAAAASSANDQNPDNDTTWQRCQTALGSWPDAFGYTYCSTQEPDSIEFGWFDTAGGTVITDWAPDPDDGTSRRLLPFRFPYYGRTLSAIYVSTNGHLGTSENTSRLNRRLPSVELPDVIAPFWDDLTLRERGRVMENRTTDAVVFTWAGVPRYGVPTESLTFQVVLERSGRIWFNYLRLAADRMSSTTGIQGTDGSWYRYLQYVCDGSPANHVLTDSTTILFSSPVVGVSESLFSGSGLPFSIRIPTICTSQQLEISVSWSASNALLLTVYDASGRRIWTRQVCGTSSRSLLPTSCSLVWDLNDASGRHVPLGIYYVRILSGSETVTRKLVLLR, from the coding sequence TTGTCTCGGACGCCTGCGCTCGACAATGGCTGGGGTATTCGGGCCGATCTCCCATACCCGCTTGCACTCCACATGATGGCCGCAGTCAAGGATTCCACGATTCGCGCTCTGTTTGTCTTCGGTGGTCGGCGTTCGGCCAGCACTATGATGGAAAGAGCATGCCTACGGTACTTGCCAACGCAGAACCGCTGGTCTCGATGCTCACCGATGCGCTACGAACGCGGTGTCGGCCAAGCCGTCGTTGTCCGAAATCTTGTCTATGTGCTCGGCGGGTGCAGTGAATTTGGCATCGGGCTCAATCGAGTCGAAGTCTATGACCCAGCGCGGGACAACTGGACAATCCTCCCGGAGATGCCTGATAGTCTACACGACTTTGGCGCGGTCGCGTGGAGGGACAGCCTCATTTACGTACTCGGTGGTGGCAACTGGGCGGTCAACTCTCCACCCCGCGACCGGGTCTGGCTATTCAACCCGGCAACCCAAGCCTGGGACACGGCGGCTTCGCTTCCGGTCGAACTCGGCGCAATGGGCTGCGGCATTGTAGGGGATACTATCTACTTGGTAGGTGGCTGGACCCTGACTGGCATGACCAACGCGGTCTGGCAAGGTGTCGTCAACACTGCGGACCCGCGGCAGGTCAACTGGTATCAACTCGAGACATTACCTGGTCAAGCCCGCTGCCGCCCAGTGTGCGCTGTCCTTAACGGCATTCTCCATGTAGTCGGTGGAGTACTCAAAGACGGAACCGTGACTTCGGAGGCACTTGGATTCGACCCTCGGAACCGGACTTGGCGGCAACTGCTGTCCAAGCCAAGCCCGGTCGCAAACGTGTTCGGCGCTCCGGTGATTGGAGGGCGGCTCTACGTACCAGGCGGGTTTGAGGGCGCCACGCCCTATCTTGCTCGGCACGACTACCTTGACGTTGCTCACTATGACTATGACGTTGCGGCTGAGTCCATCGTCTCGCCGGTGGGCCGAGTCACGGCCGGTATGCCCTGTCCGATCGTGACGTGGTTTAGGAACTCAGGCACAATTCCTGACACGTTCAGCGTGTCAGCGTGGGTCTTGGACTCGGTTACTCGGCAACTACTGTTCGAAGGCGATGCCAGGCTGGAGCTCGGACCAGGCCAGGGCAGCAAGGCTGATTTCGGCGATTTTGTTCCACCAGCCGGAGCCTACATGTTAGTGGCCGCCGCAGCAAGTTCGGCAAATGACCAGAATCCGGATAATGATACTACTTGGCAGCGTTGTCAAACAGCACTCGGGTCCTGGCCGGATGCGTTTGGCTACACCTATTGCTCTACGCAAGAGCCGGACAGTATCGAGTTCGGTTGGTTTGACACTGCAGGCGGAACAGTAATCACGGACTGGGCCCCTGACCCAGATGACGGCACATCTCGGCGTCTCTTACCGTTCAGGTTTCCCTACTATGGCAGAACGCTTAGCGCGATTTACGTGTCCACCAACGGACATCTGGGTACTTCGGAGAACACCAGCCGTCTAAACCGCCGTCTACCATCTGTCGAGTTACCCGATGTCATCGCGCCATTCTGGGACGACTTGACCCTGCGCGAGAGGGGTAGGGTCATGGAGAATAGGACCACAGACGCCGTGGTCTTCACCTGGGCCGGGGTGCCGCGCTATGGGGTGCCTACAGAATCACTCACGTTCCAGGTGGTGCTTGAACGTTCTGGTAGGATTTGGTTCAACTACCTACGCCTGGCAGCAGACCGCATGAGTTCGACCACTGGAATCCAGGGTACTGACGGTAGCTGGTACCGTTACCTCCAGTACGTCTGTGATGGTAGTCCTGCCAATCACGTTCTGACTGACTCGACTACGATTCTGTTCTCCTCTCCAGTAGTGGGAGTATCTGAGTCTCTATTCTCCGGTTCCGGCTTACCATTCTCTATTCGCATTCCGACGATCTGCACCAGCCAGCAACTGGAAATCAGCGTTTCATGGTCTGCAAGCAATGCACTCCTGTTGACCGTGTACGATGCTTCTGGTCGCCGCATTTGGACAAGGCAAGTCTGTGGTACCTCGTCCCGGTCTCTGCTTCCTACCTCCTGCTCTCTAGTCTGGGACTTGAACGACGCATCGGGTCGTCATGTGCCCCTGGGAATCTACTACGTCCGCATTCTCTCCGGCTCGGAGACCGTTACCAGAAAGCTCGTACTGCTGCGCTAG
- a CDS encoding T9SS type A sorting domain-containing protein, giving the protein MLSFLVLSFCLCLAVPPQNASGFQGGPDGFGYYWESTQDCGDTITFSWLDPSTHQPIVGWFPNPDDGWVRIGLPFQFPFYGDTLDSVVVCSNGFLEFPTTFTTYENRSLPAPEFPYLLALYWDDLSPARSGSVRRYDDPALGFTCITWFNVVRFNSWDTLSAQVLLFADGSIRMNILRATRTKDSNTVGIQGHSGGNDHCLQYVHDGLPTKHQPEDSMSVRFYVRRLAHDVGVFRAGTPLGWIPTGCQSPVTGVFKNYGLGTETFPVTCRIVRTRVPRDTVFARTRLITGLVPGDTSLCYFGDWLVPPSPDSWFVLLETRLSGDLLPRNDTACFVTSSFPPGFGAVLGTWDFPEIGSGMNLTGITYCQDLNRFYVTSTQPNQVYSFPACSSAPRLEPEAFELQDFFGGDVVWGIAWDQTGTKFWITHVPLCGPGCVVAGYGLDGSFTSDTWNLELLAPDAWFAGLDAGRPGTLFAVEVGGLNRILELDVANHRIVRALANPTSSFRACSFLGDNRSYLITGGWNQGALIELDLGGLVTRTAPLADLADLDIYRPENPSPDSIVWAYATLSRLQNTICKLSLGRTWRAVGISADAPRSALRGSNTLGPSIIRSGQTIVLSDLPTGAAVCLWDVSGRQVTQRQYQNCGPCVLGSDFTSLPAGIYVLTISTVTTKLSSKLVVTAP; this is encoded by the coding sequence GTGCTTAGTTTCCTCGTGCTTTCCTTTTGCCTTTGTCTTGCCGTGCCGCCACAAAACGCATCCGGTTTCCAAGGCGGGCCGGACGGCTTCGGCTACTACTGGGAATCAACCCAGGATTGCGGAGACACCATTACGTTTTCTTGGCTCGACCCTTCGACACACCAGCCGATAGTCGGCTGGTTCCCGAATCCGGACGATGGCTGGGTGCGAATCGGCCTGCCTTTCCAGTTTCCGTTCTACGGAGATACCCTTGATTCAGTCGTCGTGTGTTCCAACGGCTTCCTTGAGTTTCCTACGACGTTCACGACCTACGAGAATCGATCCTTGCCTGCCCCCGAGTTCCCTTACCTGCTAGCCCTCTACTGGGATGACCTGAGCCCAGCCCGGTCCGGCTCGGTTCGCCGATATGACGACCCGGCACTCGGATTCACTTGCATTACTTGGTTCAACGTAGTTCGGTTCAACTCCTGGGATACACTTTCGGCTCAAGTCTTGCTGTTCGCCGACGGCTCCATCAGGATGAACATCCTACGTGCTACACGGACAAAAGACTCTAACACTGTCGGCATCCAAGGCCACTCTGGTGGCAACGACCATTGTCTGCAGTACGTGCACGACGGCCTTCCGACCAAACACCAACCTGAGGACTCAATGTCCGTTCGGTTCTACGTACGGCGGCTGGCGCATGACGTCGGCGTGTTCCGTGCTGGTACCCCACTGGGCTGGATTCCGACCGGGTGTCAAAGTCCAGTGACCGGAGTGTTCAAGAACTACGGACTGGGTACCGAGACGTTTCCGGTTACCTGTCGCATCGTCCGAACCCGCGTCCCGCGCGATACTGTGTTTGCGCGCACTCGGTTGATTACTGGGCTTGTGCCCGGCGACACTTCCTTGTGCTACTTCGGAGACTGGCTGGTACCGCCGAGCCCGGATTCCTGGTTCGTTCTTCTTGAGACCCGGCTTTCTGGCGACCTGCTGCCGCGCAACGATACTGCCTGCTTCGTGACGTCTTCTTTCCCACCTGGTTTTGGTGCCGTACTCGGCACTTGGGACTTCCCAGAAATCGGCTCTGGTATGAACTTGACCGGTATCACGTACTGTCAGGACCTGAATCGGTTTTACGTTACCTCAACCCAGCCAAACCAGGTATACAGCTTTCCCGCGTGCTCGAGCGCGCCCAGACTGGAACCAGAGGCATTTGAACTCCAAGACTTTTTCGGAGGGGACGTCGTCTGGGGTATCGCGTGGGACCAGACCGGTACCAAGTTCTGGATAACACACGTCCCACTTTGTGGCCCGGGCTGTGTTGTCGCCGGATACGGACTGGACGGTTCGTTCACCAGCGACACTTGGAACCTCGAGTTGCTCGCACCTGACGCCTGGTTCGCCGGGCTTGACGCGGGTCGGCCTGGAACGCTATTTGCAGTCGAGGTCGGCGGCCTGAACCGTATTCTTGAACTCGATGTTGCGAACCACAGAATTGTCCGTGCGCTTGCCAACCCAACTTCCTCGTTCCGGGCCTGCTCATTCTTGGGCGACAACCGTAGTTATCTCATTACGGGTGGATGGAACCAGGGAGCGTTAATCGAACTCGACCTCGGCGGCTTGGTCACAAGAACCGCGCCACTTGCCGACTTGGCTGACCTAGATATCTACCGACCCGAGAACCCAAGCCCGGACTCAATCGTTTGGGCCTACGCAACCCTGAGCCGGCTCCAAAACACCATCTGCAAGCTATCGCTCGGCCGCACGTGGCGCGCAGTTGGCATCAGCGCCGATGCCCCGCGGTCCGCGCTTCGCGGTTCTAACACCCTCGGTCCAAGTATCATTCGGTCCGGTCAGACCATCGTCCTTTCAGATTTGCCGACCGGAGCAGCAGTCTGTTTGTGGGATGTCTCTGGCCGACAGGTAACACAGCGCCAGTACCAGAATTGCGGTCCCTGTGTGCTTGGCTCAGACTTCACCAGTCTGCCTGCCGGCATCTACGTATTGACTATTTCGACCGTCACGACTAAGCTGTCCAGCAAACTGGTGGTGACGGCCCCCTAG